From the Streptomyces sp. NBC_00390 genome, the window TTCGGGGTGCCCTCGGGCAGGATCTCCGTGACGTACGGGCCGTAGCGCCCGTCCTTCGCGACGATCTGATTGCCGCTGACCGGGTCGGTGCCCAGCTCGAAGTCGCCGCTCGGCTTGGCCAGCAGCTCCTCCGCGAACTCCACGGTGAGCTCGTCCGGCGCCAGGTCGGCGGGGACGTCTGCCCGCTGGTGGCCTTCCGCGTCCTTCTCACCGCGCTCGATGTACGGGCCGTAGCGGCCGACACGCAGCACGATCCCGCTGCCCACGGGGAAGCTGGAGATCTCCCGGGCGTCGATCGCGCCGAGGTCGGTCACCAGCTCCTTGAGGCCGCCGAGGTGGTCGCCGTCACCGTTGCCCGCCTCGGAGGCGGCACCGGCCGCGTCTCCCTCGCCGAAGTAGAAGCGCTTCAGCCACGGCACGGCCTGCGCCTCACCGCGGGCGATGCGGTCGAGGTCGTCCTCCATCTTGGCGGTGAAGCTGTAGTCGACCAGCCGGCCGAAGTGCTTCTCCAGCAGATTGACCACGGCGAAGGACAGGAAGGACGGGACGAGTGCCGTGCCCTTCTTGAAGACATAGCCGCGGTCGAGGATGGTGCCGATGATCGAGGCGTAGGTCGACGGGCGGCCGATCTCGCGCTCTTCGAGCTCCTTGACCAGCGAGGCCTCGGTGTAGCGGGCGGGCGGCTTGGTGGCGTGCCCGTCGGCGGAGATCTCCTCGGCGGACAGCGCGTCGCCCTCGGTGACCTGCGGCAGACGCCGCTCGCGGTCGTCGAGTTCGGCGTTGGGGTCGTCGGCGCCTTCGACGTAGGCCTTCATGAAGCCGTGGAAGGTGATCGTCTTGCCGGACGCGGTGAACTCGGCGTCGCGGCCGTCGGTCGCCCGGCCGCCGATGCGGACGGTGACGCTGTTGCCGACGGCGTCCTTCATCTGGGAGGCGACGGTCCGCTTCCAGATCAGCTCGTACAGCCTGAACTGGTCGCCGGTCAGGCCGGTCTCGGCGGGCGTGCGGAAACGATCACCCGAGGGGCGGATCGCCTCGTGCGCCTCCTGCGCGTTCTTGACCTTGCCGGCGTAGACACGGGGCTTCTCGGGCAGGTAGTCGGCTCCGTACAGCTGGGTCACCTGCGCCCGCGCCGCCGAGACGGCGGTGTCGGAGAGCGTCGTGGAGTCCGTACGCATATAGGTGATGAAGCCGTTCTCGTACAGCTTCTGCGCGACCTGCATGGTGGCCTTGGCCCCGAAGCCGAGCTTCCGGGAGGCCTCCTGCTGCAGCGTCGTCGTACGGAATGGGGCGTACGGAGAGCGGCGGTACGGCTTGGACTCGACCGAGCGCACGGCGAACGACGTGTCGGCGAGCGCGGCGGCCAGGGAGCGGGCGCTCGCCTCGTCGAGGTGGAGCACCTGGCCGGACTTGAGCCGGCCGTCCGGGCCGAAGTCGCGGCCCTGGGCGACGCGCTGCCCGTCGACCGTGTTCAGGCGGGCGGTGAGCGTGGAGGGGTCGGACACGTCGCCGGCCCGGCCGGTCGCGAAGGTGCCGGTCAGGTCCCAGTACTCGGCGGAGCGGAAGGCGATGCGCTCGCGCTCGCGCTCGACGACGAGCCGGGTCGCCACGGACTGGACACGCCCGGCGGACAGCCGCGGCATGACCTTCTTCCACAGGACGGGCGAGACCTCGTAGCCGTAGAGACGGTCGAGGATCCGGCGGGTCTCCTGGGCGTCCACCATGCGCTGGTTGA encodes:
- the topA gene encoding type I DNA topoisomerase, yielding MSPTSETAQGGRRLVIVESPAKAKTIKGYLGPGYVVEASVGHIRDLPNGAAEVPDKYTGEVRRLGVDVERDFQPIYVVNADKKAQVRKLKEQLAESDELYLATDEDREGEAIAWHLLEVLKPKVPVHRMVFHEITKDAIREAVANPRELNQRMVDAQETRRILDRLYGYEVSPVLWKKVMPRLSAGRVQSVATRLVVERERERIAFRSAEYWDLTGTFATGRAGDVSDPSTLTARLNTVDGQRVAQGRDFGPDGRLKSGQVLHLDEASARSLAAALADTSFAVRSVESKPYRRSPYAPFRTTTLQQEASRKLGFGAKATMQVAQKLYENGFITYMRTDSTTLSDTAVSAARAQVTQLYGADYLPEKPRVYAGKVKNAQEAHEAIRPSGDRFRTPAETGLTGDQFRLYELIWKRTVASQMKDAVGNSVTVRIGGRATDGRDAEFTASGKTITFHGFMKAYVEGADDPNAELDDRERRLPQVTEGDALSAEEISADGHATKPPARYTEASLVKELEEREIGRPSTYASIIGTILDRGYVFKKGTALVPSFLSFAVVNLLEKHFGRLVDYSFTAKMEDDLDRIARGEAQAVPWLKRFYFGEGDAAGAASEAGNGDGDHLGGLKELVTDLGAIDAREISSFPVGSGIVLRVGRYGPYIERGEKDAEGHQRADVPADLAPDELTVEFAEELLAKPSGDFELGTDPVSGNQIVAKDGRYGPYVTEILPEGTPKTGKNAVKPRTASLFKNMTPDTVTLEDALKLMSLPRVVGTDAEGVEITAQNGRYGPYLKKGTDSRSLETEDQLFTITLDEALAIYAQPKQRGRAAAKPPLKELGTDPVSERPVVVKDGRFGPYVTDGETNATLRTGDSVEDITPERGYELLAEKRAKGPAKKTAKKAPAKKTAAKKTAAKKTTTAKKTAAKKTTTAKTASAKTTAAAAKKTAASAKASTEE